One genomic window of Prochlorococcus sp. MIT 0603 includes the following:
- a CDS encoding SDR family oxidoreductase encodes MANYLITGSNRGIGLEYCRQLKGRGDDVIATCRSSSQELDDLGVRVESGVDVASGQSVLKLKEKLEGINIDVLIQNAGIAEFNSLSNLDPESVIRQFEVNALSPLCFTHAFLGNMGKGSKVALMTSRMGSIDDNTSGGSYGYRMSKSALCMVGKSLSIDLQRSEISVAILHPGLVSTRMTGFTSNGITPEQSVKGLLSRIDELSLKNSGTFWHSNGEILPW; translated from the coding sequence AACCGTGGAATAGGTTTGGAGTATTGCAGACAATTGAAAGGAAGAGGCGATGATGTAATTGCCACATGTCGCTCTTCTTCTCAAGAGTTGGATGATCTTGGTGTACGAGTTGAATCAGGCGTTGATGTTGCATCAGGACAATCAGTTCTCAAACTTAAAGAGAAATTAGAAGGAATTAATATAGATGTATTGATCCAAAATGCGGGGATAGCAGAATTTAATTCGTTATCGAATCTTGATCCAGAAAGTGTTATTCGTCAGTTTGAAGTTAATGCATTAAGTCCTTTGTGCTTTACACATGCATTCCTTGGAAACATGGGTAAAGGTTCAAAAGTTGCACTTATGACAAGCCGTATGGGATCTATTGATGACAATACATCTGGTGGGTCTTATGGATACAGGATGTCTAAATCTGCTCTTTGTATGGTGGGCAAGTCTTTGTCCATTGACCTTCAGAGGAGCGAAATTTCTGTGGCTATTTTGCACCCTGGATTAGTTAGTACCCGGATGACGGGATTTACTTCCAATGGGATTACACCAGAGCAATCTGTTAAGGGTCTTCTTTCAAGAATTGATGAATTATCTCTAAAGAATTCAGGTACGTTTTGGCATTCCAATGGAGAGATTTTGCCATGGTAA